In Aristaeella hokkaidonensis, the following are encoded in one genomic region:
- a CDS encoding metallophosphoesterase, with translation MSTDTVLVKKKTARRKNRFLRKFFRVLIVLVLILAIITAAVYFYSQYTQTHYLIRFYQETSGKVSDNIRIAVVSDIHNREYGENNETLISDIRALKPDLILIPGDMVIREQDDYRPMLNLVSSLSGIAPCYGVLGNHESERIYYRDDQELPGKFRDAGLKLLRNATEEVRIGNDVIQLIGVEGSAHGFEAYGGREFMDKTVINPSAYSILMTHVPILFEPQLAGYDFDLGIAGHVHGGIVNLPFAGGLYSDEEGFFPRFTAGEYTLQNQQKLIVSAGLGDSKPFPPRINNMPELVVIDIDRY, from the coding sequence ATGAGTACTGATACCGTACTTGTAAAAAAGAAAACGGCAAGGCGGAAAAACCGTTTTTTGCGGAAGTTCTTTCGTGTACTGATCGTTTTGGTATTGATCCTGGCGATCATTACTGCAGCTGTGTATTTTTACAGCCAGTATACGCAGACCCATTACCTGATCAGATTCTATCAGGAGACATCCGGAAAAGTCAGTGACAACATCCGGATCGCGGTTGTCTCCGATATTCATAACCGGGAATACGGGGAAAACAACGAAACGCTGATTTCTGACATCCGAGCCCTGAAACCAGATCTGATTCTTATCCCGGGCGATATGGTGATCCGGGAACAGGATGACTACCGGCCCATGCTGAATCTTGTGTCCTCATTATCCGGGATCGCGCCGTGTTACGGGGTTCTCGGAAATCATGAGAGCGAACGCATTTATTACCGGGACGACCAGGAACTGCCCGGGAAGTTCAGAGACGCGGGGCTGAAGCTGCTGCGCAACGCGACTGAAGAGGTCCGGATCGGAAATGACGTGATCCAGCTGATCGGAGTGGAAGGCAGCGCTCACGGATTTGAAGCATACGGCGGACGGGAATTCATGGATAAAACCGTGATCAATCCATCTGCGTACAGCATTCTGATGACCCATGTTCCGATCCTCTTTGAACCGCAGCTGGCCGGATATGATTTCGACCTGGGAATCGCGGGACACGTGCACGGCGGGATTGTGAACCTGCCTTTTGCCGGAGGCCTGTATTCGGACGAAGAAGGATTCTTCCCGCGCTTTACTGCGGGGGAATACACGCTGCAGAACCAACAGAAACTGATCGTTAGCGCGGGACTCGGCGATTCCAAACCGTTCCCGCCGCGGATCAATAACATGCCGGAACTGGTTGTGATCGATATTGACCGGTATTAG
- a CDS encoding glycosyltransferase family 1 protein — protein sequence MLRVLHSVSNMGRAGIETMLMNYYREIDRSRIQFDFLANKPVPGEYDEEIRRLGGRVFVSPGLNPLHFPRYRRYMAELLRDNPDIRIVHAHNEAMGYYALQSARDAGIRIRIAHAHNTRIIRDYKYPLKMVCKQLLPGAATDYWSCGRDAGIYYYGEKRWNTSGFILHNAIDVERFGFRPEVRERKRRQQGLDKCFVIGHVGRFNVQKNHSRLLDIFAAAARDIPEARLVLIGTGELEQAMKEKARGLGILDRTIMPGQMADVSEWYQAMDCFVLPSLFEGLPVVGIEAQAAGLPCVFSDRVTDEILLSPEARRISLDTDDAEWARQIAAIRQTETNRLQGKETVRQAGYDIHTEARKLQEIYLEMEARAYSTAQPEA from the coding sequence ATGCTTCGTGTGCTGCATTCCGTCAGCAATATGGGACGTGCGGGAATCGAAACCATGCTGATGAACTATTACCGGGAGATAGACCGGAGCCGGATCCAGTTTGATTTCCTGGCCAACAAACCGGTACCGGGCGAATATGACGAGGAGATCCGCCGCCTGGGCGGGAGGGTGTTTGTCAGTCCCGGGCTGAATCCGCTGCATTTTCCCCGGTACAGGCGGTACATGGCGGAGCTTCTGCGCGACAATCCCGATATCCGTATCGTTCACGCGCATAATGAGGCGATGGGGTATTATGCTCTCCAAAGCGCCAGAGACGCCGGAATCCGGATCCGGATTGCGCATGCGCACAATACGCGGATTATCCGTGATTACAAGTATCCGCTGAAGATGGTCTGCAAGCAGCTGCTTCCCGGCGCGGCAACGGATTACTGGAGCTGCGGCAGGGACGCAGGGATCTATTATTACGGGGAAAAACGCTGGAACACATCCGGCTTCATTCTGCATAACGCAATCGACGTGGAACGGTTCGGGTTCCGGCCGGAAGTCCGGGAACGCAAGAGGCGGCAGCAAGGACTGGACAAATGCTTTGTGATCGGCCATGTGGGCAGATTCAACGTCCAGAAGAACCATAGCCGGCTGCTGGATATTTTTGCCGCTGCCGCCAGGGACATTCCTGAAGCCCGCCTCGTCCTGATCGGCACCGGCGAGCTGGAACAGGCCATGAAGGAGAAGGCGCGCGGCCTCGGAATCCTGGACAGGACGATTATGCCCGGGCAGATGGCGGATGTCAGCGAATGGTACCAGGCAATGGACTGTTTCGTACTTCCTTCGCTGTTTGAAGGACTTCCGGTGGTCGGCATCGAGGCGCAGGCAGCCGGACTGCCGTGTGTGTTCTCTGACCGGGTTACAGACGAGATCCTGCTCTCTCCGGAAGCGCGAAGGATTTCCCTCGACACGGACGACGCGGAATGGGCCAGGCAGATTGCAGCGATAAGACAAACAGAAACGAACCGGCTGCAGGGAAAGGAAACTGTCCGCCAGGCAGGGTATGACATACATACGGAAGCGCGGAAACTTCAGGAGATCTACCTGGAAATGGAAGCCCGCGCGTATTCCACCGCACAGCCGGAAGCCTGA
- the hpf gene encoding ribosome hibernation-promoting factor, HPF/YfiA family: MKLTIQARNMSVSPAITQRIEKKTETMGKYLWPETEMQVRMRKEKNDRRVVEITVPMGKNVILRSESSADDNLFLAIDKALAKMERQIRKHRTKLGKNLREEIPDVPEYIEEDSGEEEKERKVVKQKTFPVRPMSVEDAAIEMELLGHNFFAFVNIDTDRTNVLYLRKDGDLGLLEPEA, translated from the coding sequence ATGAAACTTACAATACAGGCACGTAACATGTCGGTCAGCCCGGCAATCACTCAGAGGATCGAGAAGAAGACGGAAACCATGGGCAAGTATCTCTGGCCGGAGACAGAGATGCAGGTAAGAATGAGAAAGGAGAAGAACGACCGCCGGGTGGTGGAAATCACCGTTCCCATGGGAAAGAACGTCATCCTGCGCAGCGAGTCCTCCGCGGACGACAACCTGTTCCTCGCCATTGACAAAGCCCTGGCGAAGATGGAACGGCAGATCCGGAAACACCGGACGAAGCTGGGCAAGAACCTGAGAGAAGAAATCCCGGATGTGCCGGAGTATATTGAAGAGGATTCAGGCGAAGAAGAGAAAGAGAGAAAGGTGGTTAAGCAGAAGACCTTCCCGGTACGCCCCATGAGCGTGGAAGACGCCGCAATTGAAATGGAACTGCTGGGACATAATTTCTTCGCCTTTGTAAATATCGACACAGACCGGACCAACGTCCTCTATCTGAGAAAGGATGGAGATCTGGGTCTGCTGGAGCCGGAAGCTTAA
- a CDS encoding O-antigen ligase family protein, with amino-acid sequence MMRNNSLLNGEYSRMQQTTRKECPVFIAFLAVACTVFAGLGDWKTLNDAYGALPKVIVLGTIVCAFLCFLVTADFAKIRKAIGYFPIFLLMIAVYTLVSLYIWITDLSQTASISRAGQKILFQTIVIIYCVFMCYLFEDRAINYMFFSMCATNAAIILLEMPKYGFVESISSVVTCLITFGEAEGFVRALEIHDITFLFGQFFIYYMMFAPKGSKPEKRIRRLGVILSVFFMLVGLKRSVLPAVLFVCVFVKLVRKARKPGKFIMATGISLFLFFYLYLYLTRNGILVAFLESLGVDMMGRDVLWKLPNDYYELSPLWKGLGFEGVTDLVNIWYSNGLINHPFPLHNDILKIFIELGALGFTLWAGINYILYPSYWMKQHDTETGLLYIAILAYMTVTYLTDNTAFYFWSCIGLKLIPMSYSYRIREKLKQVRWKAPTPDEAMNEIRLIEMGE; translated from the coding sequence ATGATGCGCAATAACTCCCTGCTGAATGGTGAATACAGCCGGATGCAGCAAACAACAAGAAAGGAATGCCCGGTATTTATCGCATTTCTCGCTGTTGCCTGCACCGTTTTCGCCGGCCTCGGAGACTGGAAGACACTCAATGATGCATACGGAGCGTTGCCGAAAGTCATCGTGCTCGGGACGATCGTATGTGCATTCCTGTGTTTCCTTGTGACCGCAGATTTCGCAAAGATCAGGAAGGCAATAGGGTATTTTCCCATCTTCCTGCTCATGATTGCCGTTTATACCCTGGTCAGCCTGTATATATGGATCACGGATCTTTCCCAGACAGCATCCATCAGCCGGGCAGGGCAGAAGATCCTGTTCCAGACAATTGTTATTATTTACTGTGTATTCATGTGCTACCTGTTTGAAGACAGGGCGATCAATTACATGTTTTTCAGCATGTGCGCCACAAACGCGGCCATCATTCTGCTGGAAATGCCGAAGTACGGTTTCGTGGAGAGCATTTCTTCCGTTGTGACCTGCCTGATCACGTTCGGTGAGGCTGAAGGGTTTGTGCGGGCGCTGGAAATCCATGATATCACTTTCCTGTTCGGACAGTTCTTCATTTACTACATGATGTTTGCACCGAAAGGCTCAAAACCGGAGAAACGCATCCGGCGCCTGGGGGTGATCCTCTCCGTATTTTTCATGCTGGTGGGATTGAAACGCAGCGTCCTGCCGGCGGTGCTTTTTGTATGTGTATTCGTAAAGCTGGTCCGGAAGGCCCGGAAACCGGGAAAGTTTATCATGGCGACGGGGATCAGCCTGTTTCTGTTTTTCTACCTGTATCTCTACCTGACGCGGAACGGTATCCTGGTGGCGTTTCTGGAGTCGCTGGGGGTTGACATGATGGGCCGCGATGTCCTGTGGAAGCTGCCAAATGACTACTATGAGCTTTCCCCGCTGTGGAAGGGATTGGGCTTCGAAGGCGTGACCGACCTGGTGAATATCTGGTACAGCAACGGACTGATCAATCATCCATTTCCGCTGCACAATGATATCCTGAAGATCTTTATTGAACTCGGCGCGCTGGGATTCACCCTGTGGGCGGGGATCAATTATATCCTGTATCCCTCTTACTGGATGAAACAGCATGATACGGAAACCGGATTGCTGTATATAGCCATATTGGCCTATATGACCGTAACGTACCTGACGGACAATACAGCTTTCTATTTCTGGAGCTGTATCGGCCTGAAACTGATTCCCATGAGTTACAGCTACCGGATCCGCGAAAAGCTGAAGCAGGTTCGGTGGAAAGCGCCGACACCGGATGAAGCGATGAATGAGATCCGGCTGATTGAGATGGGAGAATGA
- a CDS encoding CDP-glycerol glycerophosphotransferase family protein — translation MLHILKRLPAYLKDVFLLTLLRPIAAVLRKTSNAYRHLWLVMERGYDARDNAYWFFRYLREQQPQINVCFVIDPASPDYGKVAQLGKVAAWRSLKHYLMYLAADMLIGTHVQPASPDLMAFYHLRQMGIRPRGKQIFLQHGIIQNNMRLMRYPGLKLDFFASGSRMEYDYLVSEYGFPEGVIQYTGLCRYDNLLRGNKPSNEILVMPTWRGSDYPRGEQFYGTAFYRHFQSLLENARLLRLLEERDLRLIFYPHIELQEELDKFKAPSDRIVLASWKDYDVQTLLMRCSLLITDYSSVFFDVGYMEKPVIYYQFDLEDFRKYHYQEGYFSAEKHGFGPVARTEEEVMDALYECAGNDFRVQEEYRNRLEAFFPVRDENNCERTYRILSRMSGEK, via the coding sequence ATGCTGCACATACTAAAGCGGCTGCCGGCTTATCTGAAGGATGTGTTTTTGCTGACGCTGCTCCGGCCCATCGCCGCGGTACTGAGAAAAACGAGCAATGCATACCGCCATCTCTGGCTGGTAATGGAACGCGGGTATGACGCCAGGGATAACGCATACTGGTTTTTCCGCTATCTGCGGGAACAGCAGCCGCAGATCAACGTGTGCTTTGTCATTGATCCGGCCAGCCCGGATTACGGAAAGGTTGCGCAGCTTGGCAAGGTCGCTGCATGGAGATCGCTGAAACACTATCTGATGTATCTGGCTGCAGATATGCTGATTGGTACCCATGTCCAGCCTGCCTCGCCCGACCTGATGGCTTTTTATCATCTTCGTCAGATGGGGATCCGGCCAAGGGGGAAACAGATTTTCCTGCAGCACGGGATTATTCAGAACAACATGAGACTGATGAGATATCCCGGGCTGAAGCTTGACTTTTTTGCCAGCGGCAGCAGGATGGAATACGATTACCTCGTATCTGAATACGGTTTCCCGGAAGGCGTGATTCAATACACGGGATTATGCAGATATGACAATCTCCTCCGGGGAAACAAGCCTTCCAATGAAATCCTTGTTATGCCCACCTGGCGGGGTTCGGACTATCCACGGGGAGAACAGTTTTACGGAACGGCCTTTTACCGGCATTTCCAGTCCCTGCTGGAGAATGCCCGCCTGCTCCGCCTCCTGGAGGAGCGGGATCTCAGGCTGATATTCTATCCTCACATTGAGCTTCAGGAAGAATTGGATAAGTTCAAAGCTCCATCGGACCGGATTGTCCTGGCAAGCTGGAAGGATTATGATGTCCAGACGCTGCTGATGCGCTGCAGCCTGCTGATTACGGATTATTCCAGTGTGTTCTTTGACGTGGGATATATGGAAAAGCCGGTGATATATTATCAGTTCGATCTGGAAGATTTCCGGAAATATCATTACCAGGAAGGCTATTTTTCTGCAGAGAAGCACGGATTCGGTCCTGTTGCCAGGACAGAGGAAGAAGTGATGGACGCCTTATATGAATGTGCCGGGAATGATTTCCGGGTGCAGGAAGAATACCGGAACCGCCTGGAGGCCTTTTTCCCGGTTCGGGATGAAAACAACTGTGAGCGGACGTACCGGATCCTCAGCCGTATGAGCGGGGAAAAATGA
- a CDS encoding response regulator transcription factor, whose protein sequence is MYRVVLVDDERLIIRGLSTVIPWAELGCEIAGTAHDGVSGLELIRSIRPDIVLTDIRMPNMDGLTMLAAIRSEFPGIQMSVLTAYRDFEYARKAITLGVCRYLLKPSNLDELQEAVKLMVSRLDAMPQLPEDPDDESVKEAGNHLVKAALAYMKEHCTEQHLSLGEVADHVYVSQWHLSKLLNRETDQSFFDLLGSMRIAKAKKLLADPALRIHEIAEMAGFSDVAHFSRSFKKIAGCTPGEYRNHQM, encoded by the coding sequence ATGTATCGGGTAGTCCTTGTGGACGATGAAAGACTGATTATCCGCGGACTGTCCACGGTGATTCCGTGGGCAGAACTTGGCTGTGAAATCGCCGGTACAGCCCATGACGGCGTCAGCGGCCTGGAACTGATCCGCAGCATCCGGCCGGATATCGTGCTGACGGATATCCGGATGCCGAACATGGACGGACTGACAATGCTGGCAGCCATCCGCAGCGAGTTTCCGGGCATCCAGATGTCCGTGCTGACGGCTTACCGGGATTTTGAATACGCCCGGAAGGCCATTACGCTGGGCGTGTGCCGATACCTGCTCAAGCCCAGCAACCTGGATGAACTGCAGGAAGCCGTGAAGCTGATGGTTTCCCGGCTGGACGCCATGCCGCAGCTGCCAGAGGATCCGGATGACGAATCCGTGAAGGAAGCCGGCAACCACCTGGTCAAGGCGGCGCTGGCCTATATGAAGGAACACTGCACAGAGCAGCATCTTTCCCTGGGAGAGGTGGCGGATCACGTTTATGTGAGCCAGTGGCATCTGTCCAAGCTGCTGAATCGTGAAACGGATCAGAGCTTCTTTGACCTGCTGGGAAGTATGCGGATTGCCAAAGCCAAAAAACTGCTGGCGGATCCGGCGCTCCGGATACATGAAATTGCGGAAATGGCAGGCTTCTCAGACGTGGCGCATTTCTCCCGCAGCTTCAAGAAAATCGCCGGCTGCACGCCCGGAGAATATAGGAATCATCAGATGTAA
- a CDS encoding ABC transporter substrate-binding protein: MRIRKWIAVTAALLLTVLAGTGTAEGGVTLRTISCFAGLDGSADEYVAILQHYESMTGNTVIDNSSIIDEAWKTAILKDFAAGNEPDILFFFAAGADSAPILSRVVSLEEINADYPDMNLPEADILREPDGKVYAVPVRGYWEGLYVHTDLFELYHAPLPTDWDSLMEAIRIFRENDIIPIAVSLSDIPHYLAEMSLLACASKEDLAARPKTFEEVPASWLEAMSLIRELAEAGAFADNAWSTYETASTNLFLTKKAAMQMDGSWLESSFSYGMMDTLRVLPMPLRNGEGVSDCYLGGVSMGFYLTRRAWESGRRDAAVALLKELTSEESIRELGSSSLSGRLLDSAKDMQTGRQMVSPLQDAMNSKAREVWLLECIPAVAEGTMTPEECWRRVMSLAPFGE, translated from the coding sequence ATGCGAATCAGGAAATGGATTGCGGTTACGGCGGCGCTGCTGCTGACAGTCCTTGCCGGAACAGGAACGGCGGAGGGCGGCGTTACGCTGCGCACCATCAGCTGTTTTGCGGGGTTGGACGGCTCCGCGGATGAATACGTCGCGATTCTGCAGCATTATGAATCGATGACCGGCAATACGGTAATCGACAATTCCTCCATCATCGACGAGGCGTGGAAGACTGCGATCCTCAAGGATTTCGCTGCAGGAAATGAACCGGATATCCTTTTCTTCTTCGCGGCGGGAGCGGACTCGGCTCCGATCCTGTCCCGGGTTGTTTCCCTGGAGGAAATCAACGCGGATTATCCGGATATGAACCTGCCGGAAGCCGATATCCTGCGGGAACCGGACGGGAAGGTTTATGCCGTGCCGGTGAGAGGGTACTGGGAAGGTCTGTATGTGCATACAGACCTGTTTGAGCTTTATCACGCTCCGCTGCCGACGGATTGGGATTCCCTGATGGAAGCCATCCGGATTTTCCGGGAGAACGATATTATCCCGATTGCTGTATCCCTGTCGGACATTCCCCATTACCTGGCGGAAATGTCCCTGCTGGCCTGCGCCTCCAAGGAAGACCTGGCGGCAAGACCGAAGACTTTTGAAGAAGTGCCTGCCTCCTGGCTGGAGGCGATGAGCCTGATCCGGGAGCTGGCGGAAGCGGGCGCTTTCGCGGATAACGCGTGGAGCACCTACGAGACCGCGTCCACGAACCTGTTCCTGACCAAGAAGGCAGCCATGCAGATGGATGGCAGCTGGCTGGAGTCCTCCTTCTCCTACGGGATGATGGATACCCTGCGGGTGCTGCCCATGCCGCTGCGGAACGGGGAGGGAGTATCCGACTGCTATCTCGGCGGCGTATCCATGGGCTTTTACCTGACCCGCAGGGCCTGGGAATCCGGGCGGCGGGACGCGGCGGTAGCCCTGCTGAAGGAACTGACCAGTGAAGAAAGCATCCGGGAACTGGGAAGCTCCTCCCTTTCCGGACGGCTGCTGGATTCCGCAAAGGATATGCAGACGGGAAGGCAGATGGTCAGCCCGCTGCAGGACGCAATGAACAGCAAGGCCCGGGAAGTCTGGCTGCTGGAATGCATCCCCGCGGTGGCGGAGGGCACAATGACGCCGGAAGAATGCTGGCGCCGGGTGATGAGCCTGGCTCCTTTCGGGGAATGA
- a CDS encoding GGDEF domain-containing protein: MRQFSILRYLKKFSLLIFLLSVIGSLFIYFYAKSQQRYVASTVIQYTNSAAKEGYTPDGSPLNVEEIYSSTVIDAAMADLGFHSNIDSVRSNCYVEEVVPETQQKLNEALVEKGEDPSYVTDTYRVYFIGNNDTGEDYAWNMLDAIIKNYYEFYAGKYVEEPLQGNGVSVLAEGNYDYVESTQVMEDSISEMLDYLLSKREDYPYFRSVDTGYTYNDLYRIYRLLYNYEIPGLYAAILSNAETNDSDLLVSRLTKDCEDLQLYIENRQERSKSLKKLIDNYSIRNKEMMDYHYQSAENGTESILKDVEYNHEHSNKETTYDGLIQEYVDLNIDVRQKTIEKEHKEYLLSVFEAEDHAQGRKTFSSEEIREKINRCAELANKYYQYVENTGRELNRQLSANYLAMISSINVQPTVNIKLYLVLAIILFVLVGGIGAVLLGRALDFIDYFRYVDKTVQIPNRARCDVYISEWANKLLDENFACVALKMDSLSSLSNEYGREAGDEVLKDFAAILKSYGDLYGFVGHNGSGVFYAFFPKCPPDKLDVILKAIGRQVEKYNNLNQGHTVHYISGKAVSSEDHIFEIRDLLRLALQRMHSEQNEAESEDVSGKNAPEKTRNRTKPVSTGKKNDAQ, translated from the coding sequence ATGAGACAATTCAGCATTCTGCGCTATCTGAAGAAATTCAGCCTGCTGATCTTTCTTCTGTCCGTGATCGGCTCCCTGTTTATCTATTTCTACGCCAAATCCCAGCAGCGGTATGTGGCTTCCACGGTGATCCAGTATACCAACTCCGCTGCCAAAGAGGGGTATACACCGGACGGAAGTCCCCTGAATGTGGAAGAAATCTATTCTTCGACGGTGATTGACGCTGCCATGGCAGACCTGGGATTTCATTCCAATATTGATTCTGTCCGCTCCAACTGCTATGTGGAGGAAGTGGTTCCGGAAACACAGCAGAAGCTGAATGAAGCCCTGGTGGAAAAGGGTGAGGATCCCTCCTATGTTACGGATACGTACCGGGTATATTTTATCGGCAACAATGATACCGGTGAGGATTATGCCTGGAACATGCTGGACGCCATCATCAAGAATTATTACGAGTTCTATGCAGGAAAGTATGTGGAGGAACCGCTGCAGGGCAACGGCGTTTCCGTGCTGGCGGAAGGGAACTATGACTATGTGGAAAGTACGCAGGTGATGGAGGATTCCATTTCGGAAATGCTGGATTACCTGCTGAGCAAACGGGAAGACTATCCGTATTTCCGGTCGGTGGACACGGGATATACATACAACGACCTGTACCGTATCTACCGCCTGCTGTACAATTACGAAATTCCCGGCCTCTATGCGGCAATACTGTCCAATGCGGAGACGAATGACAGCGACCTGCTGGTGAGCCGGCTGACAAAAGACTGCGAGGATCTGCAGCTGTATATCGAAAACCGGCAGGAACGGTCAAAATCCCTGAAAAAACTGATTGACAATTACAGCATCCGCAACAAGGAAATGATGGATTATCATTATCAAAGTGCGGAGAACGGAACGGAATCCATCCTGAAGGATGTTGAATACAATCATGAGCATAGTAACAAGGAAACAACATATGACGGCCTGATCCAGGAATATGTGGACCTGAACATCGATGTCCGGCAGAAAACAATCGAGAAGGAACACAAGGAATACCTGCTGTCTGTGTTTGAGGCCGAGGACCATGCACAGGGGCGGAAGACTTTCAGTTCCGAAGAAATCCGTGAAAAGATCAATCGCTGTGCAGAACTGGCAAACAAATACTATCAGTACGTGGAAAACACGGGACGCGAACTGAACCGCCAGCTGAGCGCAAATTATCTGGCGATGATCAGCAGCATCAATGTTCAGCCGACTGTGAACATCAAGCTGTACCTTGTGCTTGCCATCATATTGTTTGTGCTGGTGGGCGGCATCGGAGCTGTACTGCTGGGAAGAGCACTGGACTTTATCGACTATTTCCGGTATGTGGATAAAACCGTTCAAATTCCGAACCGGGCCAGATGCGACGTGTATATCAGTGAATGGGCGAACAAACTGCTGGATGAGAATTTTGCCTGCGTAGCATTGAAGATGGATTCCCTGAGCAGCCTGTCCAATGAATACGGACGGGAAGCCGGTGATGAAGTGCTGAAGGACTTTGCGGCGATTCTGAAGAGCTACGGCGACCTGTACGGATTTGTGGGGCATAACGGCAGCGGCGTCTTCTACGCCTTCTTCCCGAAATGCCCGCCGGACAAGCTGGATGTGATTCTGAAAGCAATCGGACGCCAGGTTGAGAAATACAATAACCTGAATCAGGGACATACTGTTCACTATATCTCCGGCAAAGCTGTTTCAAGCGAGGACCACATTTTTGAAATCAGAGATCTGCTCAGGCTTGCCCTGCAGAGAATGCATTCTGAACAGAATGAGGCCGAATCAGAGGATGTTTCCGGTAAAAATGCACCGGAGAAAACCCGGAATCGCACAAAGCCGGTAAGCACGGGGAAAAAAAATGATGCGCAATAA
- a CDS encoding DUF368 domain-containing protein, whose product MLQWILDILRGAVIGVSNIIPGVSGGTMAVSMGIYDRVIYAVNNLFKQFKKNFKDLLPIIIGVLIGLFAFAALIGTLLGTKSAEIPITRLPTNFAFIGLILGGLPAIYKRVNMKSAKIPGVILFLVFLALVVVLPLLNPPEARTVDHSIGTILLMIPLGAIASSTMVIPGISGSMILMLLGYYNPVINAMNDLRGGDWSSLAILAPYVIGLLVGIVFIAKLMNFLLKKHAALTFSAIFGLVIGSPVALLMQNRECFQIANTGNWIASIACLIIGFAIAWFMSTLDKKEA is encoded by the coding sequence ATGCTGCAGTGGATTCTTGACATTCTGCGCGGAGCCGTTATCGGCGTTTCCAATATCATCCCCGGTGTATCCGGCGGAACCATGGCGGTGTCCATGGGTATTTATGACCGCGTGATCTATGCGGTGAACAACCTTTTCAAGCAGTTCAAGAAGAACTTCAAGGATCTTCTGCCGATTATCATCGGCGTGCTGATCGGCCTGTTTGCATTTGCCGCGCTCATCGGCACCCTGCTGGGAACGAAGTCCGCGGAGATTCCGATCACCCGCCTGCCCACCAATTTCGCGTTCATCGGCCTGATTCTCGGGGGACTTCCCGCCATTTACAAGCGGGTCAATATGAAGAGCGCCAAGATCCCCGGCGTGATCCTGTTCCTGGTCTTCCTGGCGCTGGTAGTGGTTCTGCCCCTGCTGAATCCTCCGGAAGCGCGGACAGTGGATCATTCCATCGGAACCATCCTGCTGATGATCCCGCTGGGCGCAATTGCTTCCTCCACCATGGTCATTCCGGGTATCTCCGGCTCCATGATCCTGATGCTCCTGGGCTACTACAACCCGGTTATCAATGCCATGAATGACCTGCGGGGCGGGGACTGGTCCAGCCTGGCGATTCTGGCACCCTATGTCATCGGACTTCTTGTGGGCATCGTGTTCATCGCGAAGCTGATGAACTTCCTGCTTAAAAAGCATGCCGCGCTGACCTTCTCCGCGATTTTCGGCCTGGTGATCGGATCTCCTGTGGCACTGCTGATGCAGAACAGGGAATGCTTCCAGATCGCAAATACCGGAAACTGGATTGCAAGCATTGCCTGCCTGATCATCGGGTTTGCGATTGCCTGGTTTATGTCCACGCTGGATAAGAAGGAAGCATAA
- a CDS encoding COG2426 family protein: MLKHYIISFLISMVPLIELRGALPYALANGIPTLPAYIVCMVANMLPVPVIFFFARKVLEWGKDKKYIGRFFTFCLEKGHKAGEKLKEKAGTKGLFIALLLFVGIPLPGTGAWTGTLAASILDMDFKSSVIAVLLGVLLAAIIMGVGSLIVINGVQLFA; this comes from the coding sequence ATGCTGAAACATTACATTATTTCATTTTTGATTTCCATGGTTCCCCTGATCGAGCTCAGGGGCGCTTTACCTTACGCACTGGCCAACGGGATTCCCACCCTGCCTGCTTATATCGTATGCATGGTGGCCAATATGCTGCCGGTGCCGGTGATCTTTTTCTTTGCACGCAAGGTGCTGGAATGGGGCAAGGATAAAAAATACATCGGGCGCTTCTTTACTTTCTGCCTGGAAAAGGGTCACAAAGCTGGCGAAAAGCTGAAGGAAAAGGCCGGCACCAAGGGACTTTTCATCGCGCTTCTGCTGTTTGTCGGCATTCCGCTTCCCGGAACCGGCGCATGGACGGGCACCCTGGCTGCAAGCATCCTGGATATGGATTTCAAATCCAGCGTCATTGCTGTGCTGCTGGGCGTCCTGCTGGCTGCCATCATTATGGGTGTAGGAAGCCTGATTGTTATCAACGGCGTACAACTTTTTGCCTGA